One Tubulanus polymorphus chromosome 5, tnTubPoly1.2, whole genome shotgun sequence DNA segment encodes these proteins:
- the LOC141905247 gene encoding uncharacterized protein LOC141905247, which translates to MKLGRYHLNNYDLQVKKARGPYRRSYSVDDIRKAIKLIRTGTSIRASAQAYAIPEATLRDRLAEAPKVIEKWSGPQPILGKEVDSKLRNWIESMAKIGYGRTIEELLDTVQRCLNAHNKKTIFKDNKPGKDWYYLSMKRHPHLVVKSSENLSVPRSLEVIGCTYFGCSDNAWIDTPLFYGWLANHFVANIPKRRPVLLLLDGHSSHFDFEISKFCSSEGI; encoded by the exons ATGAAATTGGGTCGATATCATTTAAACAACTATGACCTACAAGTAAA gAAAGCAAGGGGCCCTTATAGGCGATCATATTCCGTGGATGACATTAGAAAAGCGATTAAACTTATCAGAACGGGAACTAGCATTCGGGCGTCTGCTCAGGCATATGCTATACCAGAGGCTACTTTAAGAGACAGACTTGCTGAAGCGCCGAAAGTAATCGAAAAGTGGAGTGGCCCACAGCCCATATTAGGAAAGGAGGTTGATAGCAAGTTGCGTAACTGGATTGAGAGTATGGCGAAAATAGGTTATGGGAGAACCATAGAAGAACTTTTAGATACCGTCCAACGCTGTCTGAATGCGCATAACAAAAAGACCATATTCAAAGATAACAAACCTGGAAAGGATTGGTACTATCTCTCCATGAAACGCCATCCACACCTTGTCGTCAAATCCTCTGAAAATCTCTCGGTACCTAGATCATTGGAGGTTATTGGTT GCACATACTTTGGTTGCAGTGATAATGCATGGATAGATACCCCTCTATTTTATGGATGGCTTGCAAATCACTTTGTGGCGAACATACCAAAACGGAGACCAGTCTTACTTCTTCTTGATGGCCACTCAAGtcattttgatttcgaaaTAAGTAAATTTTGTAGTAGTGAGGGTATTTAA